GaacattctgaataaaaaaaagatggaaTACTCTTTCGCAGTGTTCAAATCTTGTAATTGTTGGCTGTCAGAAGTCTAACATTATGTCTCTTATTAAATCAACATGATAAacattcataatttttaaacaaagacaaaaaattacataagaagatcaaaacaaaaatcaatatagtcataaagTGATGAAATTATATTCAGTAACAGAACGAAGGATAATGCACATGAATCAGAACTAAGAATACAAAAAGAAGACCTGGAACAGAAAATACGAGGGCTTGAAGAACAAGTAGAGGAGTTCGAAAACAGgtacaaatataatttgtttattttgcataGATTTTTGCaatcaatgttttaaaatatatcaattaaaatacaaatctcGTTATAACATAATTGAGGGGAAACACACATGGAATTAAGTGAacaattcatttgataaaatggaGCTTGATTGTTTTCTTCAGATTTATCAAATGCATCATTTGCATCTCATAACGAATTACATATAATGTTCCGATGGCTTAAGGATTCATACTTGAGTATTTCACATATTAGTACAAAAACACACGAAGACGAGTGAACTATTCAAGTTATAAAgtctataaagaaaaaaaaagtattatatttttttctgacttGCTGAATGAATCTCATAATGTATTCACCTTTTATGTTATAATGTCTATCAATAATGTGCATTTCCTACTtgccaaaaaataaaaccatgcTTACTGTTTTACAATCCCTTCTGAATCTAAAATTGAGGAAAAGAAACACTATTTAATAATTTCGTTCTGACAAACGTAATAAAGATTACCTTCATTTACGAAGAATAAGTTCAAATGTAGATACTATTGCGGTCGATTGTGTTTAGTGAGACTGACctcaaatgaaaacaacacattaaAGATGATCAACACTGTTTAATCGatattatatcttatatattttttgtcaggCTTTCAGGCACAACAGAAAAACACCAACAAGTAGTGCGTAGACTGACCCAAGAACTTGACAACACTCAGTAATTATTACTTTGCTTAACTGACCCAGTTTTATATTATAGATCTGTAATTGTGTAAACTTCCCACTCACATACACCATTTTAATATCCACAATATACAAAATACCCCATACGTCATTAAAATATACATCATATATCGATCCGCTGTCatcttatatttgattttattatatgattaAAAAACCCACAATGTCAAGTGTTTATATATCGGTCGTCATCTGTGACagttattttatagaattaacgatcaatcaatttatgatcACGTCCCTCATATTTAAACTTATCATATAACTGGAAACCTTTGGTTCAATTGTTTTCCTTGGAACTAGGTCAAGTCTGTTCTTATACATGATTTCTGTGATATCAACTGAGAGATATCAGTGTGATATAGGCGAAGTATTTCATCATTTGTTTTGATGATCGTAAAAGAACAACGAACAAAAAtcatttctacaaaaaaaatattacatagtCTTATTAAATGTCAATTTGCTTATTGTTTGATACTCAAAAGCAATCAGTTTTAGAAAACtgtgtttaattgttttaaaaatatattaaaaagtcaGTCCTACCATGTAAATGTAAACGCAGCATACTACATTATCTGTAGTTAGTTTAACCTTTTTCTAACAACCTTTCAAGTTACCAAACACGAACGCAATCATGATgttgtactttatttttaaatatatcgtAGTGCATTTGTTTACCTGAgctattgtatttgtatttataggGTATGTTACGCTGTAAATTTAACCTAGTATTTAGAGTATCTTACTATCTACTACAAGCCGTCCATATATATGCTTTCAAGTACGATTTCAATGTTTAGAAAAGATAACGCTAAGTGATTGTTCAGTccttaaatttttatttttcagagttGTGTCTTGTAAGAAACGTGATTTTAAACTGGACTTGCAAAATCATCGGTATTTAGATAAATGTTATGGTAACACATTAAGTgacatgaacaaaaaataatgtattggACCACGAGATGAGGAttcattcaaactcataagtcaatGACAAACGTACAGaacatggtaaaaatataagaaaaagcAAACACCAGTCTACAAACGCAACACAGATGACTAAATAtacatttcagaaaaaaaccaaaactgttgttccattttttgttatttttaaagcaGTGACCTTCATcacttttgttttgttaagaATATGAACTTACGATACACGCAAAGTAGCACACTAGTTATAGAGATCAGAAATGTATTGCGGccgtaaatcaattcaaatttaaaaatttaaaaaaaaaaagaaaaaaagttttgaaaataccCCAAGAGTTTGACTAGCTTAATATTAATACAACACATTAGATAATAATCAGACGTAAATAGGCAACTTAAATAGTGACTAAAAACACAAATCGAGTCTTAataaacattccccatttccattctcaattttatgagaTATTTCATGTTGAGTGGTTGTGAAGATTGCTCAGcaaaatacatttaactttCATGTTTAATCGATTTCTTTATCTTGGTTAAGTTATGTTGTATACATTCCTCGCAGATAAGATGGATAAATATATTAGATAATGCAGTTTTAAAAGGTTCTCTAAAAGTATCTTGccccaaattaaaaaaaaatatatgatacaaaacaaataaataaatatatcgaaAAAACAAGCATTTCTTATTGAACAAAAAGTTAATCAAGTTAATTAAAGATAACGATGATTTTAAGGTAAGATGTATCAAGGATTGGCAAATAAGGGGGGAAATAACTTGTTCCATAATAACTtatctttcttaaaatattttgccgTAGTAAGCTAAACTCTTTATTTACTACAACAAAATACACATGCGCTACTCATATTTATAGTTGCTCTGTATaactataaaaaatcaaaaaagaatttaacattttaagCATAATCTATTCTAGCATTTCAATAGTTGAACAATCACTAGAGAGCAAAATAAAAGAGATTGTCGATAAtgagcaaaaaatgaaaaaagtcgACATTATGAAAGAAACGTTAGAAACGAAGACAGAAAATTATGAGAACACAATACTGACAGCCAACAAGAAGatagaaacatataaaaaagagatCGAAAAATATCAGAAGTAAGTTATGACATACTATGTATTGACGCATATTCGAATTAATATTGACGAGGACAAATGcttatttcaacaacaaaacCTTTTACGTGTCTCACCAAAAGTAATTGACTTCCATCGATACAActttctttgttttttctttgatatttaatttcgatGTTTTACTGttcaatatatacaaatgaaattgTACTTTTGGGCATTTTAATCTATGCTTTGCCTGTACTCACTAAATCCACGTaatcataaaaaagaaaatgtggtaagagaccaaaatgacacagaaattaacaactataggtcaccgtatggccttcaacaacgagcaaagcctataccgcaaaAGTTGATTTCCCTCAAATACTAATAgttttttaattagaaaaatagaaattaaaaaatagcaTACTCTTGAGTAATTTGTAAATCATCCGGATCATAGGCTTTCGTTATTAGCaatctgtgtatttttaagttatagaaacataaaaaaaaagaaaaataagaagatgtggtattgcCAACACAACTTTCCagaagagaccaaaatgacacagacatttacagctataggtcaccgtacggtctccaacaatgagcaaacccataccggatagtcagctataaaaggcccctaataacaatgtaaaacaattcaaacgagaaaactaacggcctaatcaTGTaattcattaatcaaaaaagaaccgaaaaacaaatatgtaacgcataaacaaacgacaactactgaattacatgctcccGATCTAGGACAGGCACCCACATAGAGAATGTGGCGGTGTAAAACATGTAAGCGAATCCAAACCTCCCATAAACTGGGACCATGGTGTAACTTTACAGtacagttgaaaaaggcttaagtcgtcagatggataaaaatacaaatagttACAAATAGATGGACGTGGACGGCACTAAAGCATATTTACGCAAGTTAACAATctatcaagaaaaaaaagattggtCCTATCATTAAGATTTAAATTAAACGAAGGCAGTGAATAAATACAACCAATGTCATGATTTGCATATTTCGTTGTCTCTTGAACTGCACGACGATGAATAACAATTGACTTGAGTAGACTGTTAAGCAGATTAAAGTTATTGCATACGTCCAAAGTTATTACGCTGGCTTAAACATTTCTTGGTAAACTATGAATGTATTGCACATTTGATTACATAAATTCATGAACAGATCTTATAATGAGCTGTGATTGTAAAATAGCTACACATATTGTATCTTAATTccatttcaaaatgtatattttgatttcaGGCCCATTGAATGCAGCTATTTATGCACGTCTTGTTCCAGGTAAGCTATACACACTACAATCATATAAGCATCATAGCAATGTGATGTTTTGTTATTCTAACACCCGCAACTAAATCAAATAGAGCAAAGGGTACGATCTGGCTAAGTGGTGATTATGTAAATGAATGGTTGCCTTAAAAACTATCATGAATATCGAAACAAGTGTTTATCTAATTCTAAACACTACTGTTCATTGATGACAAATACTACGTCGCAAAGTAGAAGTATCTAAAAATTGTTCTTGAGTTCGAAATGTATAAAACGGCTTTGTATAATTTCTAAAAACAAACACTGAGCAAAAATGATATGTTACGGAAATAGATACGTTTtcgtatttaaattaaaatcattgatGCGTTGTTACTATGTGCaacaaattttcatgaaaatatttattttgcttgATTTTTTCAGCTATATTGAAAAAAGAAGGTGAGTGTAATGAATATTTCTGTAATAAAGCCAGCATAcagttatttgatttaaatccgCTGTTTAATCGTTTGCAAATcatatttagttttctttttagaCAGATCACTGTCTAGTGTAATGCATATGTCAATATCTAGTATACTTTATATCGgagacatacatatatatatatatatatatatatgtttcataaaacctattttaaatttttctgaatTGACATGATGAAATAAAACTGTTTCGACTAGATGTATAAAAggacatgtggtatgattgccaatgagacaactctccaaaatgtaagaccaaaatgacacaaaaatttagaactataggtcaccgtacggcctacaacaatcaacaaagcccataccgcataggcagttataaaatgccccgaaattatttttttagtttgcaTCCAGCTGACGTTGAAGAAAGTACTTATTAAAGATATTGAGATAAAATAAAgttgataaatacatttttcattgtcaatatGTAAGTTAATGAACAAAATGATtcgtaaaaaaatgttaacaaaactttcTTTTGCAATTTTAGCTTTCCACAAGGGCAAGCACCTCTTCCGTAAGTGTCAAATATAAGCGTTAAAGATGacttttttctctctctgaaattataatataaacgGAAATGCAGTTACTGTCTGTAATCACCACAGTTGTGATACTTATCGtttcaaacaagaggaaaaAAAGTGTCAGCACCAGATTAATGTGAATTGTTTCGTGTCAGCATGAAacgttttgtcaatttttaatttgaacttttaTCGAAATTAACTCTTTTGTGTCAAACTGTTCCCAtaaggtaaacaaaaaatcaattgatgtataaaaaaaatagttaccGTGTTTTATTCCACATGTAGTTGAGTGATTGAACTCGATAAATTAAAGAAGATTCAATAATTCATTGTAACTTACATTAAGCAATTTTGTATGTAGAATCAAGATAACAGATACAACTATACGACACGTTTTATTTCAGAATTTCATTGAAATAAGTgcaacatatttatattttttttcagggaaGTCGTCGAGTAAGTTTGATTTTACGTAGTGTACCAACTGAACTA
This Mytilus trossulus isolate FHL-02 chromosome 14, PNRI_Mtr1.1.1.hap1, whole genome shotgun sequence DNA region includes the following protein-coding sequences:
- the LOC134698073 gene encoding forkhead-associated domain-containing protein 1-like gives rise to the protein MAETISIVLPPTNETSAINCNLFENTGELFCKECPSALGKPWQDESNKLLSLLTNQEELNEKERERQKLTGENYALKQRISDLETRLNNQEELNEKERERQKLTEENDALKLRIRELENSLTNQEEALEKQRRIETLTEEYNALQQHLSELNTINRTKDNAHESELRIQKEDLEQKIRGLEEQVEEFENRLSGTTEKHQQVVRRLTQELDNTQVVSCKKRDFKLDLQNHRISIVEQSLESKIKEIVDNEQKMKKVDIMKETLETKTENYENTILTANKKIETYKKEIEKYQKPIECSYLCTSCSSYIEKRSFPQGQAPLPEVVEFNKSFRYIGVES